One genomic window of Eptesicus fuscus isolate TK198812 chromosome 6, DD_ASM_mEF_20220401, whole genome shotgun sequence includes the following:
- the LOC103290698 gene encoding tripartite motif-containing protein 60-like yields the protein MAFAASLAKLQAEASCPICLDHLRDPGTTECGHNFCVSCIHQRWEGLQGTFPCPVCLHHCPDRSLKRNTQLCRMTEIVQQIPTMRGKRKRQEEPLCKKHREVLALFCEKDLELLCAQCRVVSHHQNHSLIPIGEAAASYRRKLKRHIGALTNHLEVAGTVYKKQVANTWEMKRKMEKWREELDFECEELKCFLEKERDEIDKDLLIEEKDVEEKLIENGRQISYHMSRLSNLLSEIEEECLQTDLDLLTGIERIQNRYGNLETPAVFSCELQKEFFTLPPHYLGLHKMIRMFQVELKLDPKTAHPDLIMSSDRRSVTYTTSDRFPKPQDLTSYPAILSSEGMEAGRHFWAVKITGLGEYFLGVCKESFLRNTLISPSANNGYWQYQLLTRTCGSVPIGQRMIGIFLDYELGEVSFYNLNNRSYMYGIADTFTEKIMPYFSIASSSESLTISIIRV from the coding sequence ATGGCCTTTGCAGCTTCCCTGGCCAAGCTCCAAGCAGAGGCCAGCTGCCCCATCTGCCTGGATCATCTGAGAGACCCAGGGACCACTGAGTGTGGGCACAACTTCTGTGTCTCCTGCATCCACCAGCGCTGGGAAGGTCTACAGGGCACCTTTCCCTGTCCTGTCTGCCTCCACCACTGCCCTGACAGGAGCTTGAAGAGGAACACCCAATTATGTCGCATGACTGAGATTGTTCAGCAGATCCCCACCAtgaggggaaagaggaaaaggcaAGAGGAACCCCTGTGTAAGAAGCACCGTGAGGTTCTGGCCCTGTTCTGTGAGAAGGACCTGGAGCTGCTGTGTGCCCAGTGCAGGGTTGTGTCCCACCACCAGAATCACTCCCTGATCCCCATTGGGGAAGCTGCAGCTAGTTACAGGAGGAAACTCAAAAGGCACATTGGGGCCCTCACTAATCACCTTGAAGTTGCTGGAACTGTATATAAAAAACAAGTTGCTAATACTTGGGAAAtgaagagaaagatggaaaaatgGAGGGAGGAATTGGACTTTGAATGTGAAGAACTTAAGTGTTTCTTGGAAAAAGAGCGAGATGAAATTGATAAAGATCTACTTATAGAAGAGAAGGATGTTGAAGAAAAACTAATTGAAAATGGAAGGCAAATTTCATACCATATGTCCAGGCTAAGCAATCTGTTAAGTGAAATAGAAGAGGAGTGTTTGCAGACAGACCTGGATTTACTCACTGGCATCGAAAGGATCCAGAATAGGTATGGAAACCTAGAGACCCCAGCAGTCTTTTCATGTGAATTACAGAAGGAGTTTTTCACTCTCCCCCCACATTATTTGGGCCTGCATAAAATGATCCGCATGTTTCAGGTAGAGTTGAAACTGGATCCTAAAACTGCCCATCCAGACCTCATTATGTCAAGTGATAGAAGAAGTGTGACATATACAACATCAGATCGTTTTCCTAAACCCCAAGATCTTACTTCTTACCCAGCTATCCTGAGTTCTGAGGGAATGGAAGCTGGCAGGCATTTTTGGGCGGTAAAAATAACAGGCCTAGGTGAATATTTCTTAGGTGTGTGTAAAGAATCTTTCCTCAGAAATACTCTCATATCACCATCAGCAAATAATGGATACTGGCAATATCAGCTCTTGACTCGGACATGTGGCTCTGTCCCTATAGGACAACGGATGATTGGCATTTTTCTGGACTATGAGTTGGGAGaggtttcattttataatttgaataacAGGTCATACATGTATGGAATCGCTGAtacatttacagaaaaaattATGCCTTATTTCTCCATTGCATCTTCTTCAGAATCTCTTACAATCAGCATCATCAGAGTCTAG
- the LOC103290688 gene encoding LOW QUALITY PROTEIN: tripartite motif-containing protein 60-like (The sequence of the model RefSeq protein was modified relative to this genomic sequence to represent the inferred CDS: inserted 1 base in 1 codon), translating into MSFAAALAKLQAEASCPICPDHLRDPVTTECGHNFCHSCIHQRWEGLQGTFPCPVCLHHCPDRSLKRNTQLCRMTEIVQQIPTMRGKRKRQEEPLCKKHREVLALFCEKDLELLCAQCRVSSDHRDHPLMPIEEAAASHRGVLKRYIEFLTNHLEDTKMECENQVAKTFKVKRKMDKFREELYYECKELKYSFEIXDNVNISLLIEEKDIEEKLPENGRQISYHMFRLNTLLSEIKEKCLQTDQDLLIGIEKIPNRHGNLENPAVFSCELKKENCSLSPPHYLGLHKMICTFQVYLTLDPETAHPSLIISRHRKNVIYRTSVGLRNPQALTASPAVLSSEGFDAGRHFWEVNIGGTGDCFICVCKESFLRNSHISPSPSNGCWRYQQWTGIFSLFPRGQRKIGMFLDYELGEVSFYNLNKRSYIYGFTNAFSEKLMPYFSIASSSESLTISII; encoded by the exons TGGCCAAGCTCCAAGCAGAGGCCAGCTGCCCCATCTGCCCGGACCACCTGAGAGACCCAGTGACCACTGAGTGTGGGCACAACTTTTGTCACTCCTGCATCCATCAGCGCTGGGAAGGTCTACAGGGCACCTTTCCCTGTCCTGTCTGCCTCCACCACTGCCCTGACAGGAGCTTGAAGAGGAACACCCAATTATGTCGCATGACTGAGATTGTTCAGCAGATCCCCACCAtgaggggaaagaggaaaaggcaAGAGGAACCCCTGTGTAAGAAGCACcgtgag GTTCTGGCCCTGTTCTGTGAGAAGGACCTGGAGCTGCTGTGTGCCCAGTGCAGGGTCTCCTCTGATCACAGGGATCACCCCCTGATGCCCATTGAGGAAGCTGCAGCTAGTCACAGGGGGGTGCTCAAAAGGTACATTGAGTTCCTGACTAATCACCTTGAAGATACTAAAATGGAATGTGAAAACCAAGTTGCAAAAACTTTCAAAGTAAAGAGAAAGATGGATAAGTTCAGGGAGGAATTATATTATGAATGTAAAGAACTTAAGTATTCCTTTGAAA GGGATAATGTTAATATCAGTCTACTTATAGAAGAGAAGGATATTGAAGAAAAACTACCtgaaaatggaagacaaatttcaTACCACATGTTCAGGCTAAACActctgttaagtgaaataaaagagaagtgtTTGCAGACAGACCAGGATTTACTCATAGGTATTGAAAAGATCCCCAACAGGCATGGAAACCTAGAGAACCCAGCAGTCTTTTCATGTGAATTAAAGAAGGAGAactgctctctctcccccccacattATTTGGGCCTGCATAAAATGATTTGCACGTTTCAGGTATATTTGACACTGGATCCTGAAACTGCCCATCCAAGTCTCATTATCTCAAGACATAGAAAAAATGTGATCTATAGGACATCAGTTGGTCTTCGTAATCCCCAGGCACTTACTGCTTCCCCAGCTGTCCTGAGTTCTGAGGGATTTGATGCTGGAAGGCATTTTTGGGAGGTAAACATAGGAGGCACAGGTGACTGTTTCATATGTGTCTGTAAGGAATCTTTCCTCAGAAATAGTCACATATCACCATCCCCAAGCAATGGCTGCTGGCGATATCAGCAGTGGACTGGTATATTCAGCCTTTTCCCCAGAGGACAACGTAAGATTGGCATGTTTCTGGACTATGAGTTGGGAGaggtttcattttataatttgaataagAGGTCATACATATATGGATTCACAAATGCATTTTCAGAAAAACTTATGCCTTATTTCTCCATTGCATCTTCTTCAGAATCTCTTACAATCAGTATCATATGA